A region of Rhodoferax potami DNA encodes the following proteins:
- the argA gene encoding amino-acid N-acetyltransferase, whose product MTSVFNFTFVPWFRSVAPYIHKFRNQTFVVGIAGEAIAAGKLHNLAQDLAMIQSMGVKIVLVHGFRPQVNEQLKAKGHTPKYSHGIRITDEVALDCAQEAAGQLRYEIEAAFSQGLPNTPMADSTVRVISGNFITARPVGIVDGVDFQHSGLVRKVDIAGITKTLDMGAMVLLSPFGFSPTGEAFNLAMEEVATSVATALQADKLIFLTEVPGIRIDPELPASEDNPIDTELPLAAAEKLLKALPAANQPTDVAFYLQHCVKACKSGVERSHIIPFAVDGAILLEVYVHDGIGTMVVDEKLESLREATEEDVGGILQLIEPFERDGTLVKRSRTEIERDAGNYTIIEHDGVIFACAALYPYPEAKTAEMAAVTVSPEVQGQGDGERILKRIEQRAKAAGLDSIFVLTTRTMHWFIKRGFVQVDPEWLPEARKRKYNWDRKSQVLVKRL is encoded by the coding sequence ATGACCTCTGTCTTCAACTTCACCTTTGTTCCCTGGTTCCGGTCCGTTGCGCCCTATATCCACAAGTTCCGCAACCAGACCTTTGTGGTGGGTATTGCAGGTGAAGCGATTGCTGCCGGCAAGCTGCACAACCTGGCGCAAGACCTGGCCATGATCCAGAGCATGGGGGTGAAAATTGTGCTCGTGCACGGCTTCCGGCCCCAAGTGAACGAGCAGCTCAAGGCCAAGGGCCACACCCCCAAATACAGCCATGGCATCCGCATCACCGACGAGGTGGCGCTGGATTGCGCCCAAGAGGCGGCCGGCCAGCTGCGCTACGAGATTGAGGCGGCGTTCAGCCAGGGCCTGCCCAACACGCCTATGGCCGACTCCACGGTGCGGGTGATTTCAGGCAACTTCATCACCGCGCGCCCGGTGGGCATCGTGGACGGGGTGGACTTTCAGCATAGCGGGCTGGTGCGCAAGGTGGATATCGCAGGCATCACCAAAACGCTCGACATGGGTGCGATGGTGCTGCTCTCGCCCTTCGGCTTTTCGCCCACCGGCGAGGCGTTCAACCTCGCCATGGAAGAGGTGGCTACCAGTGTGGCCACCGCGCTGCAGGCCGACAAATTGATTTTTCTGACCGAGGTGCCCGGCATCCGCATAGATCCGGAGCTGCCCGCCAGCGAAGACAACCCGATTGATACCGAGCTGCCCTTAGCGGCAGCCGAAAAACTGCTCAAGGCGCTGCCCGCCGCCAACCAGCCTACCGATGTCGCCTTTTATTTGCAGCACTGTGTGAAGGCCTGCAAATCGGGCGTGGAGCGCAGCCACATCATCCCGTTTGCGGTGGATGGCGCCATCCTGCTGGAGGTGTATGTGCACGACGGCATTGGCACCATGGTGGTGGACGAAAAACTGGAAAGTCTGCGCGAAGCGACCGAGGAAGACGTGGGCGGCATTCTGCAGCTGATTGAACCCTTTGAGCGCGATGGCACCTTGGTCAAACGCAGCCGCACGGAGATCGAGCGCGACGCGGGTAACTACACCATCATTGAGCACGACGGGGTGATCTTCGCCTGCGCCGCCCTCTACCCCTACCCAGAAGCCAAGACCGCTGAAATGGCGGCGGTCACCGTGTCACCGGAAGTGCAAGGCCAAGGGGATGGTGAGCGCATCTTGAAACGCATCGAACAGCGCGCCAAAGCGGCGGGGCTCGACAGTATTTTTGTGCTGACCACCCGCACCATGCATTGGTTTATCAAGCGCGGTTTTGTGCAAGTAGACCCCGAGTGGTTGCCCGAGGCCCGCAAGCGCAAATACAACTGGGACCGTAAGAGTCAGGTCCTGGTCAAGCGGCTTTAA
- a CDS encoding PQQ-dependent sugar dehydrogenase, producing MASTVTVIRHLRKAALCLAASAGLWAGLAAAQTESLRTETVATGLEHPWAVAFLPEGGFLVTERPGRLRVVSAKGQVSPPVSGLPAIDARGQGGLLDLVLDSAFASNRQLYFCYAEPGESGNSTAMARATLSPDNTRLLDLQVLFSQKPKFSSSAHFGCRITEGQRDGKPDGTLYLALGERFSKKDDAQTLNNHHGKVIRIRKDGTVPADNPFATAAARANGALPEIWSLGHRNPQGMVQAPDGTLWELEHGPQGGDEINKVQRGRNYGWPLITYGENYGGGKIGAGITTQPGLEQPDHYWTPSIAPSGMAFVSSQRYGPGWHGSLVVGSLKFGYLARLELSEPFGGRVLRETAYLQDLKERVRDVRQGPDGWLYLLTDASRGRLLRVLPR from the coding sequence ATGGCATCCACTGTCACCGTGATACGTCACTTGCGCAAAGCAGCGCTCTGTCTGGCCGCAAGCGCCGGTCTCTGGGCAGGCCTTGCGGCTGCACAAACTGAATCGTTGCGCACCGAGACCGTGGCCACCGGCTTGGAGCATCCATGGGCCGTGGCGTTTCTGCCCGAGGGCGGCTTTCTGGTCACTGAGCGGCCGGGGCGCTTGCGCGTGGTGAGCGCCAAAGGCCAGGTCAGCCCGCCGGTGAGTGGCCTCCCGGCCATCGATGCCCGCGGTCAGGGCGGCCTGCTCGATCTGGTGCTGGACAGTGCATTTGCCAGCAATCGCCAGCTTTATTTTTGTTACGCCGAGCCGGGCGAATCCGGCAACAGCACTGCCATGGCGCGTGCCACACTCAGCCCGGACAACACCCGCCTGCTGGACCTGCAGGTCTTGTTCAGCCAGAAACCCAAGTTCAGCAGCAGCGCGCACTTCGGGTGCCGCATCACCGAGGGACAGCGCGATGGCAAACCCGACGGTACCCTGTACCTGGCCCTCGGCGAACGCTTCAGCAAAAAAGACGACGCCCAGACCCTGAACAACCACCATGGCAAGGTGATTCGCATCCGCAAAGACGGCACCGTGCCTGCAGACAACCCGTTTGCCACCGCCGCTGCGCGCGCCAACGGAGCACTGCCTGAAATCTGGAGCCTGGGCCACCGCAATCCCCAGGGCATGGTGCAAGCCCCCGATGGCACCTTGTGGGAACTCGAGCATGGCCCCCAGGGCGGCGACGAAATCAACAAAGTCCAACGTGGGCGCAACTACGGCTGGCCCCTGATTACCTATGGCGAGAACTATGGGGGCGGAAAAATTGGCGCGGGCATCACCACACAGCCCGGGCTGGAGCAACCAGACCATTACTGGACACCGTCCATCGCCCCCTCTGGCATGGCCTTTGTAAGCAGCCAACGCTACGGCCCCGGCTGGCACGGTAGCCTGGTGGTGGGCTCCCTCAAATTCGGCTACCTGGCCCGACTCGAGCTCAGCGAGCCCTTTGGCGGCCGGGTGCTGCGCGAAACGGCCTATTTGCAAGACCTGAAAGAACGGGTGCGGGATGTGCGCCAGGGCCCTGATGGCTGGCTCTATCTGCTGACCGACGCCTCGCGCGGGCGCCTGCTGCGGGTTCTGCCGCGCTGA
- a CDS encoding FAD-dependent oxidoreductase — MPDSNACAADSAHSGLPDAWAHRAAWTILDTDFQQAHRFVATWRAWRADPARPVMLHYVGHISPDGLDLLRRELAVTESDADDLYLSLLHELQDRDASIHRILLDRGQVSLTLSIDDSHTFLGDHKLFANTVWFSAGANLWSKWTAKALSRLCARGATLQAQLPPDAPVEWLLEAGFVRCSSVLATGTVNATFDPPWPLGSKEPPLAPEVLATAPSCCVVGAGISGASVAYALARRGWQVTVLEAAVHAAAGASGLPVGLVVPHVSADDSPRSRLSRVGAKLMLQHCKDLLQGGEEWALSGVLEHRFSEGPDRLHHAAAWVKPAALVKAWLQHPNITVHYAKPVARLQRNGDRWSLRGQDGSPLAEAKVVVLATAFATRTLLEAEGMQVHRAPSLHLTLGDLQAVHGTASTGPMPQHTESPAWSHPHNGHGCFIPSVPGPAGPFWLAGSGFEPDSTPTPESLAQHRLAPLVEQHRANLERLQTLLPEAAGATAPLFLGGQVNGWSGTRCVTHDRLPLAGPVDSSGLNGLWMHVGMGARGLTFSALGAEMIAARICHEPWPVESALAKSMDAQRLRKRRAVREVESDST; from the coding sequence GTGCCTGACTCCAACGCCTGCGCGGCAGACTCCGCCCATAGCGGCTTGCCCGATGCCTGGGCGCACCGCGCGGCGTGGACGATTCTGGATACAGACTTTCAGCAAGCCCATCGATTTGTAGCCACCTGGCGTGCGTGGCGCGCCGACCCGGCGCGCCCGGTCATGCTGCATTACGTGGGGCATATCTCGCCCGACGGGCTTGATCTGCTGCGGCGTGAGCTCGCGGTGACCGAATCCGATGCAGATGACTTGTACCTATCGCTCTTGCATGAACTGCAAGACCGCGACGCCAGCATCCACCGCATACTGCTCGACCGGGGACAAGTGTCACTGACACTGTCCATCGACGACAGCCACACGTTTTTGGGCGACCACAAGCTATTTGCCAACACCGTCTGGTTTTCCGCAGGCGCCAACCTGTGGAGCAAATGGACGGCCAAGGCTTTGTCTCGTCTGTGCGCCCGCGGTGCAACGCTACAGGCGCAGCTTCCTCCAGATGCGCCTGTGGAGTGGCTGCTGGAAGCTGGTTTTGTGCGTTGCAGCTCCGTTTTAGCGACGGGAACCGTCAACGCCACTTTCGACCCGCCCTGGCCCTTGGGCAGCAAAGAGCCCCCTTTGGCGCCGGAGGTCCTGGCAACGGCACCCTCATGCTGTGTGGTCGGTGCCGGAATATCAGGCGCCAGTGTGGCTTACGCCCTCGCCCGCCGGGGCTGGCAAGTCACGGTGCTGGAGGCAGCGGTACACGCCGCTGCCGGGGCGTCTGGCCTGCCGGTCGGCTTGGTGGTGCCCCACGTGTCTGCCGATGACAGCCCGCGCTCAAGGCTCTCGCGGGTCGGTGCCAAGTTAATGTTGCAACACTGCAAAGATCTGCTGCAAGGCGGCGAAGAGTGGGCACTGAGCGGTGTGCTGGAGCACCGTTTTTCAGAAGGTCCGGACCGTCTGCACCATGCGGCTGCGTGGGTCAAGCCGGCGGCCTTGGTGAAAGCCTGGCTGCAGCACCCCAACATTACCGTGCACTACGCAAAACCAGTAGCCCGACTGCAGCGAAACGGTGACCGTTGGTCTCTTCGGGGCCAAGACGGCAGCCCGCTGGCAGAAGCGAAGGTGGTGGTCCTGGCCACCGCATTTGCCACCCGCACACTGCTGGAGGCCGAGGGCATGCAAGTGCACCGTGCCCCCTCGCTGCACTTGACGCTGGGCGACCTGCAAGCCGTCCACGGGACCGCAAGCACTGGCCCGATGCCACAGCACACCGAGTCCCCCGCTTGGAGCCACCCGCATAACGGCCATGGTTGTTTTATCCCCTCGGTGCCGGGCCCGGCTGGCCCCTTCTGGCTCGCGGGCTCCGGCTTTGAGCCCGACAGCACGCCAACCCCGGAGAGCCTTGCGCAACACCGTTTAGCCCCGCTGGTAGAACAGCACCGCGCGAATCTGGAACGCCTGCAGACCCTGTTGCCTGAGGCTGCCGGAGCCACGGCGCCCCTGTTTCTGGGCGGCCAAGTGAACGGATGGTCCGGAACCCGATGCGTCACCCACGATCGATTGCCCTTAGCCGGCCCGGTCGATTCAAGCGGTCTTAACGGACTGTGGATGCATGTGGGCATGGGCGCGCGTGGCTTGACATTTTCAGCACTGGGCGCCGAAATGATCGCCGCGCGCATATGTCACGAACCTTGGCCGGTCGAAAGTGCCTTGGCCAAATCTATGGACGCACAGCGCCTGCGCAAGCGACGTGCCGTCCGGGAAGTGGAGAGTGACAGCACCTGA
- a CDS encoding disulfide bond formation protein B, translated as MDKAPRRVFSAVFLACTAMLAFGMYLQHVVGLEPCPMCIVQRYALILVAICAALAAASGRKGLQVAGSVLLVVFAVAGAYVAARQSWLQWYPPEVVSCGRDLYGMIETFPLKRALPMIFRGGGDCSKIDWTFLGGTIANWSFICFSAFAVFGGLMTWRRLKAA; from the coding sequence ATGGATAAGGCGCCGCGTCGTGTGTTCAGTGCGGTCTTCCTCGCCTGTACCGCGATGTTGGCGTTTGGCATGTACCTGCAGCACGTGGTGGGCTTGGAGCCGTGCCCGATGTGCATCGTGCAGCGCTATGCTCTCATTTTGGTAGCTATCTGCGCAGCATTGGCGGCGGCTAGCGGCCGAAAAGGCTTGCAAGTGGCCGGTTCTGTATTGCTCGTGGTGTTTGCAGTGGCCGGCGCCTATGTGGCCGCGCGCCAAAGTTGGCTGCAGTGGTACCCGCCCGAGGTGGTGTCCTGCGGGCGCGATCTCTACGGGATGATTGAAACCTTCCCCCTCAAGCGCGCATTGCCCATGATCTTCCGCGGCGGTGGCGACTGCAGCAAGATCGACTGGACATTCTTGGGCGGCACCATCGCCAACTGGTCGTTTATTTGCTTCAGTGCCTTTGCGGTATTTGGCGGTCTGATGACCTGGCGCCGGCTTAAAGCCGCTTGA
- the hrpA gene encoding ATP-dependent RNA helicase HrpA → MDAIAAHQVVIVCGETGSGKTTQLPKIALAMGRGKLNYPAGERGKLIGHTQPRRIAASSVAKRIAEELHTPLGDVVGYKVRFNDRLGKDASVKLMTDGILLAETQTDPLLKAYDTIIIDEAHERSLNIDFLLGYLRQILPRRPDLKIIVTSATIDAQRFADHFKSAKGPAPVIMVSGRMFPVEQRYRPFEESREYDLNDAIADGVDELWRDPHNQGDILVFLPGEREIREAADHLRKHLSHQPVMRNAEVLPLFARLSPAEQDRIFDGHTGRRIVLATNVAETSLTVPGTRYVIDAGTARVKRYSFRSKVEQLLVEPVSQAAANQRACRCGRVANGICIRLYDEKDFAGRERFTTPEILRSSLAGVILRMKSLHLGIVEDFPFLERPTGRAIADGYQLLNELGAVDEANELTPLGQELSRLPLDPRVGRMLLEARSREALDEALVIASALSVQDVRDRPMEAQQQADTAHQKFDDEKSEFTGYLKLWKWIHDARGGTTPAKPGVGSGGRSAQVKEEPAKRAGDTEQSARRPQLPASAHGSAHTATHKLTNRQYEQLLRQNFVNIRRVREWKDIYSQLHTVVAEHKWRLNTQPASYEQLHLSMLSGLLGNIGCKLEEGQNGEYLGARSIKFFAHPGAHLTKKPGKWIVASELVETTRLFGRGIAAIEPHWLEQVGGHLLKKQLLDPHWEKKAAEVVALERATLYGIVVYSGRKVNYGRVDMAGAREIFIREALVGKEWETTLPFLAANHKLIKQVEELEHKARRQDVLVDDELIYAFYDQQLPADVCSGYSFERWYREEVKKQPELLKLTREELMRHEAAGITTASFPKTIRLGGVDCAATYLHQPGDARDGLTVTVPLFVLNQVNDERCEWLVPGMLKDKVQALLKTLHQRPRSRLVPLPDTAAKFAEALNAPEKFGTGGLVEAVLKLVRDATSLDIVKADIKVDMLSPHFFMNFRVVDEHGRQLGHGRNLGALKAELGSQARGAFQALASLKLAQNQSDSTDTSLPPGAGLTGRSAQVKEEPAKRAGDTEQSARSNQRPAHTSSARQATKNVANGNPSKNAAPSILDGRFTTWTFGELPELLEIRKGGQTLIGFPALIDAGDAVTVEVFDEPEVAAAKHRAGLRRLFALQIKDALKYLEKNIPDLQKMAVAFMQVGTLEGGKSATGGTVEELREQIIAVALDRAFLLDPLPTDEFAFKRRIDEGRGRLTLIANEVARLAGTVLQEYATAARKIKDTKNAPDAVADAAQQITRLIPKRFLQATPWDRLQHLARYLKAITLRLEKYRADPARDTARLTELRPQEQRYWRLVAERKGVQDERMQEFRWLLEELRVSFFAQELRTPQPVSVKRLDKAWAQLGS, encoded by the coding sequence ATGGATGCCATTGCGGCGCACCAAGTGGTTATCGTCTGCGGCGAAACGGGCTCGGGCAAAACCACACAGCTGCCCAAAATTGCCCTGGCCATGGGCCGCGGCAAACTCAACTATCCCGCAGGCGAGCGCGGCAAACTCATCGGCCACACCCAGCCCCGCCGGATCGCGGCCAGCAGCGTGGCCAAGCGGATTGCCGAAGAGCTGCACACGCCTCTGGGCGATGTGGTGGGTTACAAGGTGCGTTTTAACGACCGGCTGGGCAAGGATGCGTCGGTCAAGTTGATGACGGACGGCATTTTGCTGGCTGAGACGCAAACCGACCCGCTGCTCAAGGCCTACGACACGATCATCATTGACGAGGCTCACGAGCGCTCGCTCAACATCGACTTCTTGCTGGGCTACCTGCGCCAGATCCTGCCGCGCCGCCCGGACTTGAAAATCATCGTCACCTCGGCCACGATCGACGCACAGCGCTTTGCGGACCACTTCAAGTCCGCCAAGGGCCCCGCGCCGGTCATCATGGTCTCGGGGCGCATGTTCCCGGTGGAGCAGCGCTACCGCCCGTTTGAAGAAAGCCGCGAGTACGATCTGAACGACGCGATTGCCGATGGCGTGGACGAGCTCTGGCGCGACCCGCATAACCAGGGCGACATCCTCGTCTTTTTGCCCGGCGAGCGCGAAATCCGCGAAGCGGCGGACCACCTGCGCAAACACCTGAGCCACCAACCGGTGATGCGCAATGCCGAAGTGTTGCCCCTGTTTGCCCGCCTGAGCCCAGCAGAGCAGGATCGCATTTTCGACGGCCACACCGGCCGGCGCATCGTGCTGGCCACCAACGTGGCCGAGACCTCGCTCACCGTGCCAGGCACCCGATACGTGATTGACGCAGGCACTGCGCGCGTGAAGCGCTATAGTTTTCGTAGCAAGGTAGAGCAGTTACTGGTAGAGCCCGTCAGCCAGGCAGCGGCCAACCAGCGGGCCTGCCGCTGCGGTCGGGTAGCCAACGGCATTTGCATCCGGCTCTACGACGAAAAAGACTTTGCCGGCCGCGAGCGCTTCACCACCCCGGAAATTCTGCGCAGCTCGCTCGCGGGCGTGATTCTGCGGATGAAGTCGCTCCACCTCGGTATCGTGGAAGACTTCCCGTTTCTGGAGCGGCCCACAGGCCGTGCCATCGCAGACGGCTACCAACTGCTCAACGAGCTGGGCGCGGTCGATGAGGCCAACGAACTCACGCCCCTGGGCCAAGAACTCAGCCGATTGCCGCTCGACCCACGTGTCGGCCGCATGCTGCTGGAAGCCCGCAGCCGTGAAGCACTCGACGAGGCACTGGTGATCGCCAGCGCCCTGAGCGTCCAGGATGTGCGCGACCGGCCCATGGAGGCCCAGCAGCAGGCGGACACCGCCCACCAAAAGTTTGACGATGAAAAGAGCGAATTCACCGGCTACCTGAAGCTGTGGAAGTGGATCCACGATGCGCGAGGCGGAACTACGCCCGCAAAACCGGGGGTGGGGAGCGGTGGGCGTTCTGCGCAGGTAAAGGAGGAGCCCGCAAAGCGGGCGGGGGACACGGAGCAGAGCGCCCGCAGACCCCAGCTCCCAGCGAGCGCCCACGGATCAGCGCACACCGCAACCCACAAACTCACCAATCGCCAATACGAACAACTCCTTCGCCAGAACTTCGTCAACATCCGCCGCGTGCGCGAGTGGAAAGACATCTACAGCCAGCTCCATACCGTGGTGGCTGAGCACAAATGGCGCCTGAACACCCAGCCCGCCAGCTACGAACAGTTGCACCTGTCCATGCTCTCTGGCCTGCTGGGCAACATCGGCTGCAAGCTCGAAGAAGGGCAAAACGGCGAATACCTGGGCGCCCGCAGCATCAAATTCTTTGCCCACCCCGGCGCCCACCTGACCAAAAAACCGGGCAAATGGATCGTTGCCTCGGAGTTGGTGGAAACCACCCGCTTGTTCGGCCGCGGCATTGCCGCCATCGAACCCCATTGGCTGGAACAAGTGGGCGGCCATTTGCTCAAGAAACAGCTGCTGGACCCGCACTGGGAAAAGAAAGCCGCCGAGGTTGTGGCACTGGAGCGAGCCACGTTGTATGGCATCGTGGTCTACAGCGGCCGCAAAGTGAACTACGGCCGGGTCGACATGGCCGGTGCGCGCGAAATTTTTATCCGTGAAGCCCTGGTTGGCAAAGAGTGGGAAACCACCTTGCCCTTCCTGGCCGCGAACCACAAGCTCATCAAGCAGGTCGAAGAGCTGGAGCACAAGGCCCGCCGCCAAGACGTGCTGGTGGACGACGAGCTGATCTACGCCTTCTACGACCAGCAGCTGCCTGCCGACGTGTGCAGCGGCTACAGCTTCGAGCGCTGGTACCGCGAAGAGGTGAAAAAGCAGCCCGAGCTGCTCAAACTCACCCGCGAGGAGCTGATGCGCCACGAGGCGGCAGGCATTACCACCGCATCCTTCCCCAAAACCATCCGTTTGGGCGGTGTCGATTGCGCAGCGACCTACCTGCACCAACCCGGTGACGCCAGAGACGGCCTGACCGTGACCGTGCCCCTGTTTGTGCTGAACCAAGTCAACGATGAGCGCTGCGAATGGCTGGTACCCGGCATGCTCAAGGACAAAGTGCAGGCCTTGCTCAAAACCCTGCACCAGCGGCCGCGCAGCCGCCTGGTGCCGCTGCCCGACACCGCCGCCAAGTTCGCTGAGGCCTTGAACGCTCCTGAAAAATTCGGCACCGGCGGGCTGGTGGAAGCCGTGCTCAAGTTGGTGCGAGACGCCACTTCGCTGGACATTGTCAAAGCCGACATCAAAGTCGACATGCTCAGCCCGCACTTCTTCATGAACTTCCGCGTAGTGGACGAACATGGCCGCCAACTCGGCCATGGCCGTAACCTGGGTGCATTGAAGGCGGAGCTAGGCAGCCAAGCCCGCGGTGCTTTCCAAGCGCTAGCTAGCTTGAAGCTGGCCCAAAACCAGTCAGATAGCACAGATACCAGCCTACCGCCAGGAGCTGGTTTGACCGGGCGCTCTGCGCAGGTCAAGGAGGAGCCCGCAAAGCGGGCGGGGGACACGGAGCAGAGCGCCCGGTCAAATCAGCGCCCAGCGCACACCAGCTCTGCGCGGCAAGCTACAAAAAACGTAGCAAATGGCAATCCATCCAAGAATGCCGCCCCCAGCATCCTAGACGGCCGCTTCACCACCTGGACCTTCGGCGAACTCCCCGAGCTGCTGGAAATCCGCAAAGGCGGCCAGACACTCATTGGCTTCCCCGCATTGATCGATGCCGGCGACGCGGTGACGGTGGAGGTGTTCGACGAACCCGAGGTGGCCGCCGCCAAACACCGCGCCGGCTTGCGACGCCTCTTTGCACTGCAAATCAAAGACGCCCTCAAATACCTCGAGAAAAACATTCCCGACCTGCAAAAAATGGCGGTGGCCTTCATGCAGGTCGGCACCTTGGAGGGCGGCAAATCTGCCACCGGCGGCACCGTAGAAGAGTTGCGCGAACAAATCATTGCCGTGGCCCTGGACCGCGCATTTTTGCTGGATCCCTTGCCGACCGATGAGTTCGCCTTCAAACGCCGGATCGACGAAGGCCGGGGGCGCCTCACCTTGATTGCCAACGAAGTGGCCCGCTTGGCGGGCACGGTGCTGCAGGAATACGCAACAGCCGCCCGCAAAATCAAAGACACCAAAAATGCCCCGGATGCGGTGGCAGATGCAGCCCAGCAAATCACCCGGCTTATCCCTAAGCGCTTTCTGCAAGCCACGCCCTGGGACCGCCTGCAACATCTGGCACGCTACCTCAAGGCCATCACCCTGCGCCTTGAGAAATACCGTGCCGATCCGGCCCGCGATACCGCACGGTTGACCGAATTGCGCCCGCAGGAGCAGCGCTACTGGCGCTTGGTCGCAGAACGCAAAGGCGTGCAGGACGAGCGGATGCAAGAGTTCCGCTGGCTGCTCGAAGAGTTGCGGGTCAGCTTCTTTGCCCAGGAGCTGCGCACGCCCCAACCGGTAAGTGTGAAGCGCCTGGACAAGGCCTGGGCACAGCTGGGGAGCTAA
- a CDS encoding oxidative damage protection protein: protein MARTVNCIKLGKEAEGLDFAPYPGELGKRIWEGVSKEAWAAWLKHQTMLVNENRLNLADARARQYLARQMENHFFGDGADAAQGYVPPSA from the coding sequence ATGGCACGCACCGTTAACTGTATCAAGCTGGGCAAAGAGGCTGAAGGCCTAGATTTCGCGCCCTACCCCGGTGAATTGGGCAAACGCATCTGGGAAGGCGTCAGCAAAGAGGCCTGGGCTGCCTGGCTCAAGCACCAAACCATGCTGGTCAACGAAAATCGCCTGAACTTGGCCGACGCCCGGGCCCGCCAGTACCTGGCCCGCCAGATGGAAAACCATTTCTTCGGCGACGGTGCAGACGCAGCGCAAGGCTACGTTCCCCCCAGCGCCTGA